A genomic region of Metopolophium dirhodum isolate CAU chromosome 1, ASM1992520v1, whole genome shotgun sequence contains the following coding sequences:
- the LOC132933199 gene encoding jerky protein homolog-like, with translation MAPRKHVTLTLDQKIEIIKLIENGQNYGIIAEKYGIGKSTVGDIKKNKDKIMKFVSTTERGPGTRKTLKQPENLVLENALFMWFMQQRRQHIPISGEIICEKARLFHREITKKEDGFTASKGWLDNFKHRHGIRRLKITGEKLSCDEASIEPFRNELQRVINENNLDLEQIYNADESGLFWRMLPEHTLASSHEKNAPGRKIIKARITFMPCANASGTHKLPFLVIGTAQKPRAFKSVNLPVCYRGQKNAWVTRVLFLDWFQKQFVPIVREHLLNVNLPPKALLLLDNCPGHPSAEELRSDDGNIFAMFLPPNTTALIQPMDQNVIQNIKLNYRKSLLVNVLADPVHGENLVDALKAINLKDVVFSLANCWKLVPPMLIKKSWKHLLPFQAENEIDKVVEIDDIQLSTLINQIQETCTNKMSDSQAQEWACRGADEDLANHEILTDDQILQIAAKEDDIDDEDESGSISTSKVSPSEAVNALNTVLQWAEDENMDSTDILLVRQLRELAFEMKIKSIIQKKITDYYTS, from the coding sequence tggtgacataaaaaaaaataaagacaaaatTATGAAGTTTGTCAGCACAACTGAACGTGGTCCAGGCACACGTAAAACTTTAAAACAGCCGGAAAATCTTGTTCTCGAAAATGCTTTATTTATGTGGTTTATGCAACAGCGGAGACAACACATTCCGATAAGTGGTGAAATAATTTGCGAAAAAGCACGTTTATTTCACCGTGAAATAACAAAGAAGGAAGATGGTTTCACTGCTAGTAAAGGTTGGCTAGACAATTTTAAACATCGTCATGGTATTAGGCGCCTTAAAATAACGGGTGAGAAACTTTCGTGTGACGAAGCATCAATCGAACCATTTCGAAATGAGTTACAGCGAGtcataaatgaaaacaatttggaCCTAGAACAAATTTATAACGCTGATGAATCCGGTTTATTCTGGCGAATGTTACCAGAGCATACATTAGCATCAAGTCATGAGAAAAACGCCCCTgggagaaaaattattaaagctCGAATAACATTCATGCCTTGTGCTAATGCAAGTGGAACTCATAAGCTGCCTTTCCTCGTTATTGGGACTGCACAAAAACCACGTGCGTTTAAATCAGTTAACCTTCCCGTATGCTATCGTGGACAAAAAAATGCTTGGGTCActcgtgttttatttttagactggtttcaaaaacaatttgttcCTATAGTTCGTGAGCaccttttaaatgtaaatttacctCCAAAAGCTTTATTATTGTTGGATAATTGCCCTGGACATCCATCAGCAGAAGAATTACGTAGTGATGATGGCAACATTTTTGCAATGTTTTTACCTCCTAATACTACAGCGCTTATTCAACCGATGGATCAAAATGTAAttcagaatattaaattaaactatcgtAAGTCTCTCTTAGTTAATGTTCTTGCTGATCCGGTGCATGGTGAAAACCTTGTTGATGCTCTAAAGGCCATAAATTTAAAAGACGTAGTTTTCAGTCTTGCAAATTGTTGGAAATTGGTCCCGCCAATGCTCATAAAGAAATCGTGGAAACACTTACTTCCTTTCCAAGCAGAAAATGAAATCGACAAAGTTGTTGAAATCGATGACATTCAACTTTCTACGCTCATAAACCAGATACAGGAAACATGTACGAATAAAATGTCTGATTCTCAAGCACAGGAATGGGCTTGCCGTGGCGCAGACGAAGATTTAGCGAATCATGAAATCTTAACTGATGATCAAATTCTACAAATTGCAGCAAAAGAGGATGATATTGACGACGAGGATGAAAGTGGCTCAATCAGTACAAGTAAAGTTTCTCCTTCAGAAGCTGTGAATGCACTGAATACTGTATTGCAATGGGCAGAAGATGAGAACATGGATAGCACTGATATTTTGTTGGTACGTCAATTAAGAGAACTCGCttttgaaatgaaaattaaaagtattattcagaaaaaaattaccgATTACTATACGTCTTAA
- the LOC132933200 gene encoding uncharacterized protein LOC132933200 has product MSSSSSLMCNICKKVFGYQRNLVAHRKKCGSGIVEENIIKKSIKCPDNKCGQLFSGYALLRKHVEEYHKIVLTKEHIYFKTLNDFKEWKQKVEKENVCSYITKSTASIKNGKRTYYNCHRSGYFSSKSRGIKRIKSQGSNKIGSTCTSSMVVTEDANGINVDYSSTHFGHGSNLGRCRLTANERSMIAGNRIY; this is encoded by the exons ATGTCGTCTTCATCTTCACTTATGTGcaatatatgtaaaaaagttTTTGGGTACCAACGGAATTTAGTAGCACATAGAAAGAAGTGTGGCAGTGGAATCGTTGaagaaaatatcattaaaaaatcaataaaatgtccAGACAATAAATGTGGACAATTATTCAGCGGATATGCATTGCTACGAAAACATGTTGAAGAGTACCACAAAATCGTTCTAACAAaagaacatatttattttaaaactctaaATG ATTTTAAGGAATGGAAACAGAAGgttgaaaaagaaaatgtttgttCATATATTACAAAATCAACAGCTAGTATTAAAAATGGAAAACGAACTTATTACAATTGTCATCGTAGTGGATACTTTAGTAGTAAATCACGTGGGATTAAGCGTATTAAAAGCCAAGGAAGTAATAAGATAGGATCAACATGTACGTCTTCAATG GTGGTGACGGAAGATGCTAATGGAATAAATGTTGATTATAGTAGCACCCATTTTGGGCATGGGTCTAATTTAGGTAGATGTAGGTTAACTGCCAATGAACGTTCAATGATAGCAGGTAATAGAATTTATTAg